GAGCCTTGGCCCTCTCTTCGGTGCTAAGGGTATGGATTGGATGTATGCTAACTGTTCTACAACAGCTCAGCGTGGTGCTCTCGATTGGGCTCCTCGTTTCCGTGAGGCTATCAAGCCAGTTATGGAGTGGTTGTATTACTCTGTTAAGACAGGTAATGAGGCTCAGATTTCTATCGACAAGAACTCTCAGGCTGATTACCGTGAGAAGTTGAATGCTGAACTCGAGGCTATGCGCAACAAGGAAATGTGGCAGGCTGGTGTTACAGTACGTAAACTTCGCCCAGAGAATAACTAATTTTTTTCTCGTACATAATGTTTTAAAAGGGGACGGACCGAGATGGTTCGTCCCCTTTTTAATTTGATTGATCAGAAGATATTCCTAATCCTTTTTTTCTATGATATGATGGTCTTCTATGATGATCTGGTTTTCTGCTACTTTCCTGCGGAGTTCCTTCTCTCTTTCTTCAGCCTGATCAGCCAGGCATACGTCGCATTGCTTGCAATCTCTGTCGTTCTCTTCTCCAAAATAGGCGAGTAGCTGTCTTGAACGGCATACCTCGTCGTTCTTGGCATAGCGAATCATGCTTTTGATGCGCTTCTCGTATTGCTCACGTCTCGACTCCCATACTTCTTTAGGAATCACCACTTTGTCACCATCCACCCTGTCGCGGGTATAACTGATAAAAGGTATCTTGCGGCGAGGAATGAATTGGATGATATGGCGGGCTGCCAGACTCTTCAGAGCAAAATATACCTGCTGGATGGTTAGCTCTGCCTGTCGGGCTATCATCGTCTCGTCGATATAGGTAAGATCAACAAAGAGACTTCCATAGGAGCGTAGTAGGGCGGTGACGACGGCATCCTGGCTGGGAGCGAGCTGATCTAGTTGGTAAAGGTCGTTTCTGCCTAGCAGGAACATCACTCGTGCCTTGCCGTCGGGATTATCCTCATAATGCAGATATCCGCTTCTCTCCAGAATGCGAAGAGCAGCATCTACCTTGGTAGGGAAGTACTTGTAGGTGACGCAGAATTTTTCGATATCAAACTCGAAGGTCTTTCCCTGTCCGCTGCCCACGCCTATCTGGTAGAAGTAAGCCAGATGTTCATAGATGTCTTGTATGAGTTCTTTGGGTGGGAAGGTATCATCTACGCGCTTGCATAGTTTCAGCTCGTCGTGCTTGTTGTAGAGAAGTACGGCGTATGATTTCTGTCCGTCTCTTCCCGCACGTCCTGCTTCCTGGAAATAGGCTTCCAGCGAGTCCGGACAGTCTATGTGAATCACCACACGCACATCCGGCTTGTCGATTCCCATACCGAAGGCATTGGTTGCGCAC
The Segatella copri DNA segment above includes these coding regions:
- a CDS encoding ATP-dependent DNA helicase RecQ, with protein sequence MADKFQSILQKYWGYPDFRGIQRNIIESIASGRDTLGLMPTGGGKSITFQVPALAQEGVCIVITPLIALMKDQVQHLREHGILADAIYADKSRSEILQTLDNAIFGGVKILYVSPERLASDMFQTKLRHIHVSFITVDEAHCISQWGYDFRPSYLQIASIREMKPGIPILALTATATPEVVDDIQERLHFKEKNVFKMSFERKNLAYVVREAEDKQGEMIHILQSVGGSAIVYARSRKRTKEMAQLLSQQGITATFYHAGLDPDVKDQRQKAWQKDEVRVMCATNAFGMGIDKPDVRVVIHIDCPDSLEAYFQEAGRAGRDGQKSYAVLLYNKHDELKLCKRVDDTFPPKELIQDIYEHLAYFYQIGVGSGQGKTFEFDIEKFCVTYKYFPTKVDAALRILERSGYLHYEDNPDGKARVMFLLGRNDLYQLDQLAPSQDAVVTALLRSYGSLFVDLTYIDETMIARQAELTIQQVYFALKSLAARHIIQFIPRRKIPFISYTRDRVDGDKVVIPKEVWESRREQYEKRIKSMIRYAKNDEVCRSRQLLAYFGEENDRDCKQCDVCLADQAEEREKELRRKVAENQIIIEDHHIIEKKD